A genomic window from Centroberyx gerrardi isolate f3 chromosome 14, fCenGer3.hap1.cur.20231027, whole genome shotgun sequence includes:
- the ttll10 gene encoding protein polyglycylase TTLL10, with protein sequence MSSEDWVEPCREGQIEETGGPEGRGGEGAEEEEAGGEDPQSPEHGGTREVTSEGGLEQVQEEEVQRRVNQEAESQDGGSGVCLVERRLRRSFPRGPVDRSYPDRHRERQGEEPRGAGPFYFFGGANGAAIVSSYCESRGWKRIHNKHREDFKLKWCETKSPANYYNFREGEQLVYQIPNNKVLTTKIGLLSSLREYERVSSKVNHGRGLRRLKMEEFIPATFRMDVREEREAFFAQQEGGSNKESQMWICKPTGLNQGRGIFLLKSREDVASLRLKLQDMEDSQANRKTCLRQPQARIVQRYVQNPLLLKGRKFDVRSYLLIACTAPFMVFFGHGYVRLTCDLYDPSSNNLSAHLTNQYMQKKNPLYSLLKEDTVWSIESFNTYVNDKFRVAKALPRDWVMGTFAKRMQQIMTQCFFAVKSKLDRRLGFFDLIGCDFMIDEEFKVWLLEMNCNPALHTNCEVLKEVIPSTVVETLDITLEIFNKCRCGQQILPLASQREFVLLYNGTFPPASVLPCPKSRTGATTLKSASHQKTTQKTERTICKSGKTGKSASTTSSDTSVNVLETYSRQHKDPSVQTPSNSNSISTAAPKRRLTPNPAETLGNTRRLPKPPQPRVELKLSKCTWLHQLRSVERFRHPEDQQKKWNIASLSVPALSEGTPIFVSRLQAKKSSPKSDEIQALCNSLQTTVPPQPTSRGTSRVGGDA encoded by the exons ATGTCATCTGAGGATTGGGTTGAGCCCTGCCGTGAGGGCCAAATAGAGGAGACCGGAGGGCCGGAGGGACGAGGAGGGGAAGGagcggaagaggaggaggcaggaggagaagacCCTCAGTCACCTGAGCACGGTGGCACCCGGGAAGTGACATCGGAAGGAGGGCTGGAGCAGGTCCAGGAGGAAGAGGTGCAGAGGAGAGTCAACCAGGAGGCCGAGAGCCAAGATGGAGGGTCAG GTGTGTGCCTGGTGGAGCGCCGCCTCAGGAGGTCCTTCCCCAGGGGGCCGGTGGATCGCTCCTACCCAGACAGGCACAGGGAACGGCAGGGAGAGGAGCCCCGGGGGGCTGGGCCCTTCTATTTCTTTGGAGGAGCCAATGGGGCCGCAAT AGTGAGCAGTTACTGCGAGAGCAGAGGATGGAAGAGGATCCACAACAAGCACAGAGAGGATTTCAAACTCAAGTGGTGTGAGACCAAGTCACCAGCCAACTACTACAACTTCAGAGAAG GTGAACAGCTGGTGTACCAGATTCCCAACAACAAGGTGCTCACCACTAAGATTGGGCTCCTCAGCAGTCTTCGAGAATATGAGCGAGTCAGTAGTAAAGTCAACCACGGCCGAGGACTGAG GAGGCTGAAAATGGAGGAGTTTATTCCCGCTACCTTCCGCATGGAcgtgagggaagagagggaggcttTTTTTGCGCAGCAGGAAG GTGGGAGCAACAAAGAGAGCCAGATGTGGATCTGTAAGCCCACGGGTCTGAACCAGGGCAGAGGGATCTTTCTGCTGAAGAGCCGGGAGGACGTGGCCTCGCTCAGACTCAAGCTGCAGGATATGGAGGACAGCCAGGCCAACCGGAAGACCTGTCTTCGCCAGCCGCAGGCTCGCATTGTCCAACG GTATGTCCAGAACCCGCTGCTGCTGAAGGGGAGAAAGTTCGATGTGCGCTCCTACCTCCTTATCGCCTGCACTGCACCTTTCATGGTCTTCTTTGGCCACGGTTATGTGCGATTGACCTGTGACCTCTATGACCCAAGCTCCAACAACCTCTCTGCTCACCTGACCAATCAG TACATGCAGAAGAAGAACCCGCTCTACAGCCTGCTGAAAGAGGACACTGTTTGGTCCATAGAGAGCTTCAACACCTACGTCAACGACAAGTTTAGGGTTGCCAAGGCTCTGCCCAGGGACTGGGTGATGGGCACCTTTGCA AAGCGCATGCAGCAGATCATGACCCAGTGTTTTTTCGCAGTCAAATCCAAGTTGGACCGCAGACTGGGTTTCTTTGACCTAATTGGTTGTGATTTCATGATTGACGAGGAATTCAAG GTGTGGCTCTTGGAGATGAATTGTAATCCGGCTCTCCACACCAACTGTGAGGTCCTAAAGGAGGTGATACCCAGTACTGTTGTAGAGACATTGG ACATAACTCTGGAGATCTTCAACAAGTGTCGCTGCGGACAGCAGATCCTCCCGCTGGCCAGTCAGAGGGAGTTTGTGCTGCTGTACAACGGTACATTTCCTCCTGCTTCTGTCTTACCCTGCCCCAAGAGCAGAACAGGTGCAACCACACTAAAGAGTGCATCCCACCAGAAAACCACCCAAAAGACTGAACGTACAATTTGTAAGTCAGGGAAGACAGGCAAAAGTGCGTCCACAACATCCTCAGATACGTCCGTGAATGTCTTAGAGACATACAGTCGACAGCACAAAGACCCATCGGTGCAGACGCCTTCGAATTCAAACTCCATCTCGACGGCGGCCCCAAAACGACGCCTCACCCCTAACCCTGCGGAGACCCTTGGGAATACCCGCCGTCTGCCCAAGCCCCCCCAGCCTCGGGTCGAACTCAAGCTGAGCAAATGTACCTGGCTTCATCAGCTGAGGAGCGTGGAGCGCTTCAGACACCCTGAGGATCAGCAGAAGAAGTGGAACATTGCGTCGCTGTCAGTGCCAGCGCTGAGTGAAGGGACGCCGATCTTCGTCTCCCGCTTACAAGCGAAGAAGTCCAGTCCCAAGTCTGATGAAATTCAGGCCCTTTGCAACTCCTTGCAAACCACAGTCCCCCCTCAGCCCACCTCACGTGGGACGTCCCGTGTGGGTGGAGACGcatga